Within the Flavobacterium sp. N502536 genome, the region AGCATTGTCACGAGCTTCCAATTTAGACTTCACCAAATCAAATTCTTTGACAATTTTATTCGGAAACGTTTTTTTTATAAAATCTACACCCTGCATATTTGTTCTTGCTGTAATGTAATCTTTATAATCACTTCCCTTATAAGTTCCAATAAAAACATGATCGTTCCACAGCATAACATCTCCTCCTTCAATATGAACTTCCTCTGGCGGACGAACTACTTTTAAAGGATCCATCTGATCGATTACGTATTGAATGGCATCCAACTCACGTTCTCTGTCCGGCAGAATATTTGACTTCACAAAAGTATCATCTATCACAAAACCTATATCTCTCGCAAAAATCTGATTGTAATTTTCAATCATTTCAGGACGATATACTTTTACATCATATTTTTGAAAAATAGCATTAAAAGCATCCATTTCGGCAACCATATCTTTTTCGATAGGATAAGTACCCGCTTTAATATGTTCCAACGATTTAGGATCATAAGCTTCCTCTAAAGTTGGAGTTGGCCCATTATGAACTGCAGAACCCAAAACTACTGCCCGCAGCCTTGACGTTTCGTTCTTTATATTTAATTGCAACATAACTATATTGTATTTTGAGCAAAGATAAAAAAAGCTTCACAGTTAAGTGAAGCTTTAATTTTTTTTATTTGTTTGACTTAAACTCTCTCAACGGGTGTCCAGTGTAAATTTGTCTTGGTCGGCCAATTGGCTCCTTGTTCTCACGCATTTCTTTCCATTGCGCGATCCATCCTGGTAATCTTCCGATAGCAAACATTACAGTAAACATATCTGTTGGGATTCCTAATGCTCTGTAAATAATTCCAGAGTAGAAGTCAACATTTGGATATAAATTTCTTGATTTGAAGTACTCATCTTCAAGAGCTGCTGCCTCTAATTTTTTAGCAATTTCCAAAATCGGATCTTCAACACCTAAAGTATCCATTACTTCTTTAGCGGCTTTTTTGATGATTTTTGCTCTTGGATCGAAGCTTTTGTAAACTCTATGACCAAATCCCATTAAACGGAAAGGATCGTTTTTATCTTTTGCTTTTGCTAAGAATTTTTCAGTATCTCCACCGTCTTTGTTGATTTCTTCCAACATTTCAAGCACTGCCTGATTTGCACCTCCGTGTAGAGGTC harbors:
- a CDS encoding dimethylarginine dimethylaminohydrolase family protein, whose translation is MLQLNIKNETSRLRAVVLGSAVHNGPTPTLEEAYDPKSLEHIKAGTYPIEKDMVAEMDAFNAIFQKYDVKVYRPEMIENYNQIFARDIGFVIDDTFVKSNILPDRERELDAIQYVIDQMDPLKVVRPPEEVHIEGGDVMLWNDHVFIGTYKGSDYKDYITARTNMQGVDFIKKTFPNKIVKEFDLVKSKLEARDNALHLDCCFQPVGKDKGIIYKRGFREEADYLYLVNLFGIENLFHIERNEMYNMFSNVFSIDENVVVSEKNFTRLNNWLRANGFIVEEIPYAEIAKQEGLLRCSTLPLIRD